The following proteins come from a genomic window of Bos mutus isolate GX-2022 chromosome 23, NWIPB_WYAK_1.1, whole genome shotgun sequence:
- the SLC35B3 gene encoding adenosine 3'-phospho 5'-phosphosulfate transporter 2 isoform X1, with protein MRAPGEEAAAAAAAEAEVASAGVGEEETQEDLAQQAEGGLNKGEETNKDNFGSTECGKTRTMDLKFNTSRKYISITVPSKTQAMSPHIKSIDDIVVLGINLSRFNKLTQFFICVAGVFVFYLIYGYLQELIFSVEGFKPYGWYLTLVQFAFYSIFGLIELQLIQDKRRRIPGKTYMIIAFLTVGTMGLSNTSLGYLNYPTQVIFKCCKLIPVMLGGVFIQGKRYNVADVSAALCMSLGLIWFTLADSTVAPNFNLTGVVLISLALCADAVIGNVQEKAMKLHNASNSEMVLYSYSIGFVYILLGLTCTSGLGPAVTFCSKDPIRTYGYAFLFSLTGYFGISFVLALIKIFGALLAVTVTTGRKAMTVVLSFIFFAKPFTFQYVWSGFLVVLGIFLNVYSKNMDKMRLPSAYDLINRVMDLRKSRTLAQTV; from the exons ATGAGAGCACCTGGAGAggaggcggcggcagcggcggcggctgaGGCTGAGGTGGCAAGTGCCGGAGTGGGCGAGGAGGAGACGCAGGAG gaCTTGGCTCAGCAGGCAGAAGGAGGCCTGAACAAAGGAGAGGAAACCAACAAAGATAACTTTGGTAGCACTGAATGCGGCAAAACAAGAACAATGGATCTCAAGTTCAACACCTCCAGGAAATACATTTCTATCACTGTCCCATCCAAAACCCAAGCAATGTCACCACACATCAAGTCTATAGATGACATTGTCGTGCTTGGCATAAATCTCAGCAGATTCAACAAACTGACTCAGTTTTTTATATGTGTTGCTGGAGTTTTTGTATTTTACCTAATTTATGGATATTTACag GAATTAATATTTTCAGTGGAGGGTTTTAAGCCCTATGGCTGGTATCTTACTTTAGTACAGTTTGCATTTTACTCCATATTTGGCCTCATAGAACTTCAGCTAATTCAGGACAAAAGGAGGAG AATACCAGGAAAAACCTACATGATAATAGCTTTTCTAACTGTGGGTACTATGGGGTTATCAAACACTTCCTTGGGCTACCTGAATTATCCTACCCAAGTCATCTTCAAGTGCTGCAAATTGATTCCTGTTATGCTAGGAGGAGTTTTTATTCAAG GAAAGCGTTATAATGTTGCAGACGTGTCTGCTGCCTTATGTATGAGCCTCGGCCTGATATGGTTTACCCTAGCCGACAGCACGGTTGCGCCAAATTTCAACCTGACAG GTGTGGTCCTCATTTCGCTGGCCCTGTGCGCAGATGCTGTCATTGGGAATGTCCAAGAGAAAGCTATGAAGCTGCATAATGCTTCTAATTCAGAAATG gtTTTGTATTCGTATTCAATCGGTTTTGTGTACATTTtattgggattgacatgcacTAGTGGATTAGGCCCTGCAGTAACATTTTGTTCAAAG GATCCAATTCGGACCTATGGTtatgctttccttttttccctcactGGGTATTTTGGAATCTCTTTTGTTCTGgctttgattaaaatttttgGTGCACTTCTTGCTGTAACAG TGACGACAGGGAGAAAAGCGATGACCGttgttctttcatttatattctttgcCAAACCATTCACATTCCA gtATGTGTGGTCTGGTTTCCTAGTTGTCCTTGGTATATTTCTCAATGTTTACAGCAAAAATATGGATAAAATGAGGCTGCCATCAGCATatgatctgataaacagagtgatGGACCTAAGGAAGTCAAGGACGTTGGCACAAACTGTATAG
- the SLC35B3 gene encoding adenosine 3'-phospho 5'-phosphosulfate transporter 2 isoform X3: protein MDLKFNTSRKYISITVPSKTQAMSPHIKSIDDIVVLGINLSRFNKLTQFFICVAGVFVFYLIYGYLQELIFSVEGFKPYGWYLTLVQFAFYSIFGLIELQLIQDKRRRIPGKTYMIIAFLTVGTMGLSNTSLGYLNYPTQVIFKCCKLIPVMLGGVFIQGKRYNVADVSAALCMSLGLIWFTLADSTVAPNFNLTGVVLISLALCADAVIGNVQEKAMKLHNASNSEMVLYSYSIGFVYILLGLTCTSGLGPAVTFCSKDPIRTYGYAFLFSLTGYFGISFVLALIKIFGALLAVTVTTGRKAMTVVLSFIFFAKPFTFQYVWSGFLVVLGIFLNVYSKNMDKMRLPSAYDLINRVMDLRKSRTLAQTV from the exons ATGGATCTCAAGTTCAACACCTCCAGGAAATACATTTCTATCACTGTCCCATCCAAAACCCAAGCAATGTCACCACACATCAAGTCTATAGATGACATTGTCGTGCTTGGCATAAATCTCAGCAGATTCAACAAACTGACTCAGTTTTTTATATGTGTTGCTGGAGTTTTTGTATTTTACCTAATTTATGGATATTTACag GAATTAATATTTTCAGTGGAGGGTTTTAAGCCCTATGGCTGGTATCTTACTTTAGTACAGTTTGCATTTTACTCCATATTTGGCCTCATAGAACTTCAGCTAATTCAGGACAAAAGGAGGAG AATACCAGGAAAAACCTACATGATAATAGCTTTTCTAACTGTGGGTACTATGGGGTTATCAAACACTTCCTTGGGCTACCTGAATTATCCTACCCAAGTCATCTTCAAGTGCTGCAAATTGATTCCTGTTATGCTAGGAGGAGTTTTTATTCAAG GAAAGCGTTATAATGTTGCAGACGTGTCTGCTGCCTTATGTATGAGCCTCGGCCTGATATGGTTTACCCTAGCCGACAGCACGGTTGCGCCAAATTTCAACCTGACAG GTGTGGTCCTCATTTCGCTGGCCCTGTGCGCAGATGCTGTCATTGGGAATGTCCAAGAGAAAGCTATGAAGCTGCATAATGCTTCTAATTCAGAAATG gtTTTGTATTCGTATTCAATCGGTTTTGTGTACATTTtattgggattgacatgcacTAGTGGATTAGGCCCTGCAGTAACATTTTGTTCAAAG GATCCAATTCGGACCTATGGTtatgctttccttttttccctcactGGGTATTTTGGAATCTCTTTTGTTCTGgctttgattaaaatttttgGTGCACTTCTTGCTGTAACAG TGACGACAGGGAGAAAAGCGATGACCGttgttctttcatttatattctttgcCAAACCATTCACATTCCA gtATGTGTGGTCTGGTTTCCTAGTTGTCCTTGGTATATTTCTCAATGTTTACAGCAAAAATATGGATAAAATGAGGCTGCCATCAGCATatgatctgataaacagagtgatGGACCTAAGGAAGTCAAGGACGTTGGCACAAACTGTATAG
- the SLC35B3 gene encoding adenosine 3'-phospho 5'-phosphosulfate transporter 2 isoform X2, whose amino-acid sequence MRAPGEEAAAAAAAEAEVASAGVGEEETQEDLAQQAEGGLNKGEETNKDNFGSTECGKTRTMDLKFNTSRKYISITVPSKTQAMSPHIKSIDDIVVLGINLSRFNKLTQFFICVAGVFVFYLIYGYLQELIFSVEGFKPYGWYLTLVQFAFYSIFGLIELQLIQDKRRRIPGKTYMIIAFLTVGTMGLSNTSLGYLNYPTQVIFKCCKLIPVMLGGVFIQGKRYNVADVSAALCMSLGLIWFTLADSTVAPNFNLTGVVLISLALCADAVIGNVQEKAMKLHNASNSEMVLYSYSIGFVYILLGLTCTSGLGPAVTFCSKDPIRTYGYAFLFSLTGYFGISFVLALIKIFGALLAVTVTTGRKAMTVVLSFIFFAKPFTFQYLHLQAQPTAGQKYSRKEKVQNVEKGAV is encoded by the exons ATGAGAGCACCTGGAGAggaggcggcggcagcggcggcggctgaGGCTGAGGTGGCAAGTGCCGGAGTGGGCGAGGAGGAGACGCAGGAG gaCTTGGCTCAGCAGGCAGAAGGAGGCCTGAACAAAGGAGAGGAAACCAACAAAGATAACTTTGGTAGCACTGAATGCGGCAAAACAAGAACAATGGATCTCAAGTTCAACACCTCCAGGAAATACATTTCTATCACTGTCCCATCCAAAACCCAAGCAATGTCACCACACATCAAGTCTATAGATGACATTGTCGTGCTTGGCATAAATCTCAGCAGATTCAACAAACTGACTCAGTTTTTTATATGTGTTGCTGGAGTTTTTGTATTTTACCTAATTTATGGATATTTACag GAATTAATATTTTCAGTGGAGGGTTTTAAGCCCTATGGCTGGTATCTTACTTTAGTACAGTTTGCATTTTACTCCATATTTGGCCTCATAGAACTTCAGCTAATTCAGGACAAAAGGAGGAG AATACCAGGAAAAACCTACATGATAATAGCTTTTCTAACTGTGGGTACTATGGGGTTATCAAACACTTCCTTGGGCTACCTGAATTATCCTACCCAAGTCATCTTCAAGTGCTGCAAATTGATTCCTGTTATGCTAGGAGGAGTTTTTATTCAAG GAAAGCGTTATAATGTTGCAGACGTGTCTGCTGCCTTATGTATGAGCCTCGGCCTGATATGGTTTACCCTAGCCGACAGCACGGTTGCGCCAAATTTCAACCTGACAG GTGTGGTCCTCATTTCGCTGGCCCTGTGCGCAGATGCTGTCATTGGGAATGTCCAAGAGAAAGCTATGAAGCTGCATAATGCTTCTAATTCAGAAATG gtTTTGTATTCGTATTCAATCGGTTTTGTGTACATTTtattgggattgacatgcacTAGTGGATTAGGCCCTGCAGTAACATTTTGTTCAAAG GATCCAATTCGGACCTATGGTtatgctttccttttttccctcactGGGTATTTTGGAATCTCTTTTGTTCTGgctttgattaaaatttttgGTGCACTTCTTGCTGTAACAG TGACGACAGGGAGAAAAGCGATGACCGttgttctttcatttatattctttgcCAAACCATTCACATTCCA GTATCTGCATCTGCAGGCTCAACCAACGGCAGGgcaaaaatattcaagaaaagagaaagtccAGAACGTTGAAAAAGGTGCAGTTTGA